The sequence GATTGCAAGCACCACAGTCGCAGGGCCAAGCAAAAAATGTATGAACTGAGCCCCCTTGAAATAGGTCTGATAGTCTGTTCCTGTAATTTTAAGAAGACCGACAATTGCAATGACTGAAATCATTACAGGATTAAGAAGCGGATTACGGCCTGATTTTACAAAGATCCTTAGACCAGCAAGAAAAACAAGCATTGTGAGTGTCAACCATAAAATTGGGGAGGCAGATAGATGAGGCCACAACTTCTGAGTGTTTTCTATCATTGCCTTTTTCCTTGTTGCCTTGAAATCATGAACTTGTTGAGACATTGCATGAAAAATCCCGTAACTCCAATGGTTATAGCTGTACCAAAGACTATTGCTCCAGTTATCGGAGCCCATGACTTCAAAATAATATCTGTATTTGTAATAACCCCGACTCCGGCAGGAACGAACAGTAAGGTCAGATATCCAAGAAGAGAATTGCTGACATTTTCAAGTTCCTTGGGCACTTTTCCAAGCAAACACAGTATAAGGAACAGAATAACCATGCCAATTACAGGCCCGGGAACAGGCAACCCGGTTAATTTTGCAATTATTTCTCCTGTGAGCTGACAGACGAGAACAAGTGTAAGATATCCAAGCATATATGCCTTTTTTGATTTTTTTAGTGATTGTTCATTTGAAAAGATCTGAGAGGGAATATCCGAAAAACATCTTAAAAAATTGTTTCCGGGATTTGTTTTTGTAACGATTCAGCCTTTCTACTTTGGCTGTGTTCCCCTTAGATGTTGAAAAGACTCTTAAATGATAGGAATCGGCCTGTTTTGATTTTATATTAACCTTCGCAGCTTCAGTCATACTGATTCAAATACGCTATAACTGATCCACTTTGAGTCTTGAGCCTTTTTTCCCATCTGAACGTAAGAATTTCCTTTTCATTTTTTAAAGCTGCCAGCCTGTCTTCGACCACGTCAGGCAAAACAGCTCTTCCCTGGGAGTGAGTTCCCTTTCCAACGATTATTTTCACTGTAAAAAGCCCTCTGCGTCTCGCTGATCTGATGAAAATATCGGTTTTTCTGTCTGCCTCAATAGCTGTAAAGCCGTGAAGGTCAAGATCTTCCTGGGGGCCAGGATATCTCTTGATTCTCTGCTCCACTGGAACAGGCATGGGTTTTTCAGTTTTTTCTTTTTTCTCCCTTAATAGAGCATTTTTAGATTTACCTTCGAGATTTTTGCTAAGGAGATCATGGAATCTTTGATCTGAATCGGATCCAAATACCTTTGTAAGATCAATTGTTTCAGAAAGAATGGGTATCCTGTTCTTGTCCTTGAGGGGTTTTATGATTGGTTTATCCGTATTCGTCCTTTTTGGAGCCTGTGGTATCTCTGTTCTTTCAATGCCTTCTATCCCTGAAATCATAAGAGCTTCAAGATCATGAACCGACG is a genomic window of Desulforegula conservatrix Mb1Pa containing:
- a CDS encoding CidA/LrgA family protein; translated protein: MLGYLTLVLVCQLTGEIIAKLTGLPVPGPVIGMVILFLILCLLGKVPKELENVSNSLLGYLTLLFVPAGVGVITNTDIILKSWAPITGAIVFGTAITIGVTGFFMQCLNKFMISRQQGKRQ
- a CDS encoding Smr/MutS family protein, with amino-acid sequence MFSELARFFGLKTSQKIKQIQEKTIAIEKESTEPKKTVNEEPVNNQADIVNDSVQIAKITEKPQKKIAGNKKSKNGLPVLSENFDFSTAFSEEHEDNSYINTEKQEHTEIPEIIVKQSEPAPLKAKKMVPIKTDRKGIPKLSSVHDLEALMISGIEGIERTEIPQAPKRTNTDKPIIKPLKDKNRIPILSETIDLTKVFGSDSDQRFHDLLSKNLEGKSKNALLREKKEKTEKPMPVPVEQRIKRYPGPQEDLDLHGFTAIEADRKTDIFIRSARRRGLFTVKIIVGKGTHSQGRAVLPDVVEDRLAALKNEKEILTFRWEKRLKTQSGSVIAYLNQYD